One Ananas comosus cultivar F153 linkage group 1, ASM154086v1, whole genome shotgun sequence DNA window includes the following coding sequences:
- the LOC109710919 gene encoding uncharacterized protein LOC109710919 — MLYQLSLKMSTDSSKKQNEFGPDYFGYYKHLLLELFSSKEDLTFPVPGPDEPSDGFSEGVQGIHKQGVGGNDKSYCGLVSFFAEGIGGGLSDYKKERLKAILHETAVCLNHEADEMLSHIVAACQIESDRREKEQSSCYANATDDNLTGGTLCSKKRKASSSPNVNTSDGFADFTSSEIVRQVCRDIQAKQGNGEICEEAVKKDSSELLTKICKMEQDLDELLNEVVSQCRPMTNAEKQQLGRRIQKLPPKALDRVVEIYQIRNSSVRQHSDSLFINLEEQDNVTLWRLYYYVETALKANKL, encoded by the exons ATGCTGTATCAATTGTCCTTGAAAATGTCTACGGATTCTTCAAAGAAGCAAAATGAGTTTGGACCCGATTATTTTGGTTACTACAAGCATCTGCTTCTTGAGCTATTTTCCAGTAAGGAGGACTTAACTTTTCCTGTACCTGGACCGGATGAACCATCTGATGGATTCTCCGAAGGAGTCCAAGGCATTCATAAACAAGGCGTAGGTGGAAATGACAAAAGCTACTGTggtttggtttcatttttcGCTGAAGGAATCGGCGGAGGTCTTTCAGACTACAAAAAGGAAAGGTTGAAGGCAATTCTCCATGAGACTGCTGTTTGTCTTAATCACGAAGCTGATGAG ATGCTCAGTCATATTGTAGCAGCTTGCCAGATTGAATCAGATAGAAGAGAAAAGGAGCAGTCATCGTGCTATGCAAATGCAACAGATGACAATTTGACTGGCGGCACGCTTTgcagtaaaaagagaaaagcgTCTTCTTCTCCCAATGTAAATACTTCTGATGGCTTTGCTGATTTTACAAGTTCTGAAATTGTCCGACAG GTGTGTAGAGATATCCAGGCTAAACAAGGAAATGGTGAAATATGTGAGGAAGCTGTGAAAAAGGACTCCTCTGAATTATTAACCAAG ATTTgcaagatggagcaggatcttgACGAACTCCTGAATGAAGTGGTGTCTCAATGCAG ACCAATGACTAATGCTGAGAAGCAACAGCTTGGCAGGCGAATACAGAAGCTTCCCCCAAAGGCTCTTGATCGTGTTGTGGAGATCTACCAAATTAGAAATTCTTCCGTGAGACAACATTCTGATAGCTTGTTCATTAATTTGGAAGAGCAG